From Serinus canaria isolate serCan28SL12 chromosome 24, serCan2020, whole genome shotgun sequence, one genomic window encodes:
- the HYLS1 gene encoding centriolar and ciliogenesis-associated protein HYLS1: MAARGGCLNLGGSCELQRSSGSGAAGPENPPSLVGTMEKVLRAEREEQLAADLSPQSSWQRCSHVPSCFQDDPYADSSIASGTQPALPMDQRETRRLMMKRKVLRHRPDGRVEVSDESPSIKSDMNTYPWNLRQSRTYRDGTISEGETETASGTLEDFLHYDEDDDWFLEDRPYSLRGDFGSDTVSERSVPVPRGRLPRGRLPRGQSLRVPAYIAPQAERVKRTDPVARLNAYRQDWERFRFPGQDSHQGLRWAMRTQMLQSGLPRRAQKHLVPNTYEVPTTKKRDSLRFGVRWDLAHCNMPRRNTTY, translated from the exons ATGGCGGCGCGTGGGGGGTGTTTAAACCTCGGCGGCAGTTGCGAGTTACAACGAAGCAGCGGGagcggcgcggccgggccggaG aatcCACCCAGTTTGGTGGGAACCATGGAGAAGGTGCTAAGAGCAGAGCGCgaggagcagctggcagctgatctgagcccacagagctcctggcagagaTGCAGCCACGTGCCATCGTGTTTCCAGGATGATCCCTATGCTGACTCATCCATCGCTTCTGGCACACAGCCAGCCCTTCCCATGGATCAGAGGGAAACCAGGAGGTTGATGATGAAGAGGAAGGTGCTGAGGCACAGACCTGATGGAAGGGTAGAGGTCTCCGATGAGTCACCAAGCATCAAGTCAGATATGAACACCTATCCATGGAACCTGAGGCAGTCCAGGACTTATAGGGATGGCACCATCTCCGAAGGGGAAACAGAAACCGCCAGCGGCACCTTGGAAGACTTCCTGCACTATGATGAGGATGATGACTGGTTCCTTGAGGACAGGCCCTACTCTCTCCGGGGGGATTTTGGGAGCGACACTGTATCCGAGCGCTCTGTGCCAGTGCCGCGTGGGCGACTGCCACGTGGGCGACTGCCACGTGGGCAATCGCTCAGGGTGCCCGCTTACATTGCTCCACAGGCTGAGAGAGTGAAGAGAACTGACCCAGTGGCCAGACTTAATGCATATAGGCAAGACTGGGAAAGATTCCGCTTTCCTGGGCAGGATTCACACCAGGGCTTGCGCTGGGCCATGCGGACACAGATGCTGCAGTCGGGGCTGCCGCGCCGGGCACAGAAGCACCTCGTGCCCAACACGTATGAGGTGCCCACGACGAAGAAGCGCGACTCCCTGCGCTTCGGCGTGCGCTGGGACCTGGCCCACTGCAATATGCCCCGCCGGAACACCACCTACTAA
- the PUS3 gene encoding tRNA pseudouridine(38/39) synthase, with amino-acid sequence MAEESTATDHEQLLRRVQELEVEVKRLQEKLQEDKEGAGRREAPPASGKARKRQQRPFDFGAHSRRHVALRIAYLGWGYQGFASQENTPNTIEEKLFEALKKTRLVDDRQTSNYHRCGRTDKGVSAFGQVISLDLRSSLPEGQQLNGHEGEGQREELRYTHILNRVLPPDIRVLAWAPVGPEFSARFSCLSRTYRYFFPCAQLDVALMDTAAQHYVGTHDFRNLCKMDVANGVLNFQRTILSARVTWVDRGGEARPRDPFQLCQFEVTGQAFLYHQVRCMMAVLFLIGQGMESPDVIDELLNVEKNPRKPQYSMAVEFPLVLYDCEFPDLQWLYDPEVQGFNVTHLQQLWASHAIKTHVLRDMLAGLDAAPVATRKGPESSLVPWGELQPPLHSQISGFVEGVQARTYKPLLARPRCEGLEARIEHFVRRGRIEPPQRPGLPGDWAGEPPEGKRGSSGAPEQLPKRICMDPE; translated from the exons ATGGCTGAGGAGAGCACGGCTACTGAccatgagcagctcctgaggagggtgcaggagctggaagtggAGGTGAAGCGGCTGCAGGAGAAGCTCCAGGAGGACAAGGAGggtgctgggaggagagaggctcctccagcctctgggAAAGCCAGGAAACGCCAACAACGGCCCTTTGATTTTGGTGCCCACAGCCGCAGACACGTGGCACTGCGCATTGCCTACCTGGGCTGGGGCTACCAGGGCTTTGCCAGCCAGGAGAACACCCCCAACACCATCGAGGAGAAGCTCTTTGAAGCCCTGAAGAAGACACGGCTGGTGGACGACAGACAGACGTCCAACTACCACCGCTGCGGGCGCACGGACAAGGGCGTCAGTGCCTTTGGGCAG GTGATCTCCCTGGATCTCCGCTCCAGCCTGCcagaggggcagcagctcaATGGCCATGAGGGTGAGGGGCAGCGGGAGGAGCTCCGCTACACCCACATCCTCAACAGGGTGCTGCCACCTGACATCCGAGTGCTGGCCTGGGCCCCCGTGGGGCCAGAGTTCAGCGCCCGCTTCAGCTGCCTGAGCCGCACCTACCGGTACTTCTTCCCCTGCGCCCAGCTGGACGTGGCCCTCATGGACACCGCGGCCCAGCACTACGTGGGCACCCACGACTTCCGCAACCTCTGCAAGATGGACGTGGCCAACGGGGTGCTCAACTTCCAGAGGACGATCCTCAGCGCCAGAGTGACGTGGGTGGACAGGGGAGGAGAAGCCAGGCCACGggatcccttccagctgtgccagttcGAGGTGACAGGACAGGCATTCCTGTACCACCAAGTCCGTTGCATGATGGCCGTGCTGTTCCTCATTGGCCAGGGCATGGAGAGCCCGGATGTCATTGATGAGCTGCTGAATGTGGAGAAGAACCCTCGGAAACCACAGTACAG catGGCAGTCGAGTTTCCCCTGGTCCTGTACGACTGTGAGTTCCCAGACCTGCAGTGGCTCTATGACCCAGAGGTGCAGGGCTTCAACGTGACAcatttgcagcagctctgggccagcCATGCCATCAAAACCCACGTGCTCCGGGACATGTTGGCAGGGCTGGATGCTGCTCCCGTGGCCACCAGAAAAG GTCCAGAGAGCAGCCTGGTGCCCTGGggtgagctgcagcccccactcCACAGCCAGATCAGCGGCTTCGTGGAAGGGGTCCAAGCCCGCACCTACAAGCCCCTGCTGGCCCGGCCCCGATGTGAGGGGCTGGAGGCCCGGATCGAGCATTTCGTGCGGAGGGGCCGCATCGAGCCGCCCCAgcggccggggctgccgggggaCTGGGCCGGGGAGCCCCCTGAGGGCAAGCGGGGCAGCAGCGGAGCCCCCGAGCAGCTGCCCAAGAGGATCTGTATGGACCCCGAGTGA
- the PANX3 gene encoding pannexin-3, with protein MSLSHTAAEYMLSDALLPDPSSSRAKGLRLELPSDRLLKFVTVGLPLFLVSLAFAREFSAGSQISCFSPTNFTGKQSAYTDTACWDSLIHHGFDAEGRAVTKSLWALKVFPYSLLVVAVLMYLPYLLWRYAAAPALHCDLLFIIDELDKSYNRSVRLVQHMKKVQQASAEPEQFWEEYERARRERYFEFPLLERYLTCKQHAHALVFIYILRNLLLLLFLAATCLYLVFLHLNIFFQDEFSCSIKTGLLEAEPHIPSLIPCKLVFFSVFQLISLSVGSVYVLLIPVVIYNALQLCQWDKGLLSVYEMLPAFDLLSRRMLTCPLNDLNVILLFLRANISELTSFSRLNAVSALREATANKEDIDTVIDFMTLLAGLETTKPKHQACTPEAEGSTALSNGAALEPKPGVEMMGKASRDSLGSA; from the exons ATGTCCCTCTCGCACACGGCTGCTGAGTACATGCTCTCTGATGCTCTGCTCCCGGATCCCAGCAGTTCCCGAGCCAAGGGCTTGCGGCTGGAGCTGCCGAGCGACCGCCTGCTGAAGTTTGTCACCGTGGGACTGCCCCTCTTCCTCGTCTCGCTGGCTTTTGCCCGGGAGTTCTCTGCTG GCTCCCAGATCAGCTGCTTCTCTCCCACCAACTTCACGGGGAAGCAGTCCGCCTACACCGACACGGCTTGCTGGGACTCCCTCATCCACCATGGCTTCGACGCCGAGGGACGTGCCGTCACCAAGTCCCTCTGGGCTCTCAAG GTCTTCCCCTACTCACTGCTGGTGGTGGCGGTGTTGATGTACCTGCCGTACCTGCTGTGGCGCTAcgctgctgcccctgccctgcactgtgACCTTCTCTTCATCATTGACGAGCTGGATAAATCCTACAACCGCTCCGTGCGCCTGGTGCAGCACATGAAGAAGGTCCAGCAGGCCAGTGCTGAGCCGGAGCAATTCTGGGAGGAGTACGAGAG GGCCCGCCGGGAGAGGTATTTTGAGTTCCCATTGCTGGAGCGGTACCTGACCTGCAAGCAGCACGCCCACGCCCTTGTGTTCATCTACATCCTGAggaacctgctgctgctcctcttcttGGCTGCCACCTGCCTCTACCTGGTCTTTCTCCACCTTAACATCTTCTTCCAGGATGAGTTCAGCTGCTCCATCAAAACAGGGTTGCTTGAGGCAGAGCCACACATCCCATCACTCATCCCTTGCAAGTTGGTCTTCTTCTCCGTGTTCCAGCTCATCAGCCTCTCAGTTGGCAGTGTCTATGTCCTCCTCATCCCTGTTGTCATCTACAAcgccctgcagctgtgccagtgggaCAAGGGGCTGCTCTCTGTCTATGAGATGCTGCCTGCCTTTGACCTGCTCAGTCGCAGGATGCTCACCTGCCCCCTCAACGACCTCAACGtcatccttctcttcctccgTGCCAACATCTCCGAGCTGACCTCCTTCAGCCGCCTCAACGCTGTCAGCGCCCTGAGGGAAGCCACTGCCAACAAGGAGGACATCGATACTGTCATCGACTTCATGAcgctgctggctgggctggagaccACCAAGCCCAAACATCAAGCTTGCACCCCCGAGGCCgaaggcagcacagccctctccAATGGTGCAGCCCTAG
- the RPUSD4 gene encoding pseudouridylate synthase RPUSD4, mitochondrial — protein MAAGGGTARRCWRSGVGLVQAVRGVCRSGRATAALRAEELAERLRKSEEQQREIPKDPTRRWLRELTAMSQHLQQVHPNVLAKILKQRTLYQNEEIVVIDKPYGLPVHGGPGIKNCIADVLPILAKMLENMKAEPLHLCHRLDKETTGVMVLARSKEAAEKIRLLFKTRQVEKIYWAVVLGDPDPVEGIVEIPIVEKEVQSHQSHYKMTLAPNYRLCPEDGRVVKARGKRHAERAVTRYRRLAAASACSLLELQPITGVKHQIRVHLAYGLGCPILGDHKYSHWSKLAPQKLPELTLRRLKLEQSKARHLPLHLHAHQLCLPLGQPLDFVCKLPLFFQKTLRKLELDIPKD, from the exons ATGGCGGCAGGCGGCGGCACAGCGAGGCGCTGTTGGCGGAGTGGCGTGGGGCTGGTCCAGGCCGTGCGTGGCGTTTGCAGGAGCGGACGGGCGACGGCGGCTCTGCGGGCGGAGGAGCTGGCGGAGCGGCTTCGGAAGAGTGAGGAGCAACAGCGAGAG ATCCCCAAGGACCCGACACGGCGATGGCTCCGGGAACTCACTGCAATGAGCCAGCATCTGCAGCAGGTTCACCCCAATGTCCTGGCCAAGATCCTTAAGCAGAGAACTCTATACCAGAATGAGGAGATCGTGGTGATAGACAAACCTTATGGGCTCCCTGTGCATG GTGGCCCCGGCATCAAGAACTGCATCGCTGATGTGCTGCCCATTTTGGCCAAGATGCTGGAAAACATGAAAGCTGAGCCCCTCCACCTCTGCCACCGGTTGGACAAGGAGACCACGGGTGTGATGGTGCTGGCACGGAgcaaggaggcagcagagaagaTTCGTCTGCTCTTCAAAACCCGTCAGGTGGAGAAGATCTACTG GGCAGTTGTCCTGGGGGACCCGGACCCTGTTGAGGGCATTGTGGAGATCCCCATTGTGGAAAAGGAGGTGCAGAGCCACCAGTCCCACTACAAG ATGACGCTGGCTCCCAACTACCGCCTGTGTCCGGAGGATGGCAGGGTGGTGAAAGCCCGTGGGAAGCGGCACGCCGAGCGTGCGGTGACGCGCTACCGCCGGCTGGCCGCTGCCTCCGCCTGCTCActgctggagctccagcccATCACTG GGGTGAAGCACCAGATCCGGGTTCACCTGGCCTATGGCTTGGGATGCCCCATCCTGGGGGATCACAAATACTCGCACTGGAGCAAACTGGCGCCCCAG aagctTCCTGAGCTCACCCTGAGGAGGCTGAAGCTGGAGCAAAGCAAGGCTCGGCACCTGCCCCTGCACCTGCATgcccaccagctctgcctgcccctgggccAGCCCTTAGACTTTGTCTGCAAGCTGCCCCTCTTCTTCCAAAAAACCCTGAGGAAGCTAGAGCTGGACATCCCTAAGGACTGA